Part of the Triticum aestivum cultivar Chinese Spring chromosome 4D, IWGSC CS RefSeq v2.1, whole genome shotgun sequence genome is shown below.
CTTATTAAGAACATTCAGGGGTCAGTTTTTCTTTTATGTTAAAGCCACCTGGCGCACATTATTGATTTGGAATATAATAATACCTCTGTATCTGGATATAAGTAGTTGCATTGTTCACACTTCATAAGCAAAGGCTAGAGAGAACTCAGAAACTTCCGGTGCTATTCACCACATGCCCTGCTCTGTACCTCTACGGCAACATTCCAACACCCATTGAAATGCATTCCTGAACGGCGAAGGTCGAACAGGTGCATTACTCTGCTTATCAGTCACAGGAATAGGAATCGATGCACACAGTTCTGCAAAGAAGGAAAAGATATACGCATCAAGGCACGGATGATGGCTGGTTCTTTTCAAGACAAAGAAGAGAAACATTTCTCGGATCCACATAAAAAATAGTGATTCAGCGTAAAGCAAGGGGCTGAAAGTAACTAGTATTTCAGTAGGACAAACCATGTACAAGAAGGCAAATGTATGGATGCTGCCTGCAAGTTAAAGTAACTATTTCTGTAGGACACACCTGCTGATAAATCATCGCCGTCTGAGCCAATACCCTTTTCTGCTGGTGAATCGGTATATTTTTACAACCAAGCCAGCCCCACAATTCATCCCTCCACCTGCGTGGCGGTTGGTTCACATCTCTCAGCCATTGCTCACATTACATGGGTGTTGTGTTACATCCAAATCATTACGAGACCTTCACATCTTCCAAGCATGTGCCCAAGAATTGAAACTAAGTTAATGGGGGGACAAACATTTTTACATCCACAAATCACAATAACTGGCTCTAATTATAACAAAAAAATGTTCATAGGCCGTATGAAATTTAATAAAATGAAACTATGTTGGTCAGCACTCATATTGACATCTACAAAATAGAAGCATTCACTAGTATGATGATTGGTACATACCTGGAGAAACTCTTCAGATAGGAAATTTAGTATGTACTATGTACACAGTAAACTTTTCATCAAAATTTCTTTCTTAAGAGAACTCCTTATCAGTTCCTTACTAGCATAACTATGGATATATAATATATTCTCCAGTATTCATGCTCATCACGCTTGCGGTTACAGCAGCATCAATTCTAATCATTTTCAAAGCCAAAACTAACAAACAAGTAATAAAAAGAGTTCAAATCTGAAAGAGATAGgcagtcccactcattactcaactgaAACAGTACACACTTGCTAGGACATGACATAACAATTGAAGCCATCTGACATGTAGTCATCGAGTTCCTACTAGTTAAATAACTAACCCGTGGGCATCTAAGCATATTTCAGTCTACGTTCTCGACACTACAAAGCAAAGAACAGAATATACAATAATAGTACAGTACTAATGCAGCTTAGATACAATGAAATTGCGAGGTTTGTAATAACCATCACCGAGATGTCACTAATTCAAACATGTGGCCCGCCACCAAGTCAAAAAAAAACAATAAGATGCCTCCAGAAATCAGCTTGCATTGCATCTGAAATCTCCAACGTGCAAGCCTGGAATAAGGATGCCCTGTTAGTTGCAGGGAAAATATGACAAATGCTTCACTTCAAGAAACAAATGAATATCATTGAGTTTGGAATCATATTGCATAGCCATTTGGGATTCTAGACACACATTCATCTACGCTGTAATTATCGGataaccaaaataaaagaaaatcaGAAGCATCATTCACTTGTCCAAGGACAGCATCACCAACTGATCTCTGCTAATGATTACACCCAGTTCAGTTCTAATATTATATAAAGCATTTGGATCGTCTATATTTATGTATGTTGTCGATGTAGAAAAACAATAAATCCACATCACTTGTTTAACAAACATAGCACATTAGCATACCTAATGGGACAATCATCTAATGCACTGACATTTCAGCTCCACCATCTCGACCACCAACACCGCTGCCTACAAGCAAAAGAAACCCAATAAACCGAAGAAAATTCATGGAAGAGGTAAACCGATGAGAAGGCAAAACTACCCTTTATGACGACAAAGGTAGGAATGGGGGAAATGAAACCATATCTACTGCTAGGCGTGCAAGGTAGACAATCATCGTTTACCTAGTAATGAAATACATGTTAGGACTGTTTAGCTGTTCAGAGGAAATGTATTCAGATAGAATTACTATTTTGAGGAGGATTCGTTCCAGCAATGCCAAATGGGTCAAAAAAAAGCTCATTACTTTTACTTGAGAAACTTAAGTGACTGATGACAATACTCACCACTATTCAGGTTCAATGAACAAGCAACGTTTCTCCATGTATGATAGTAAAGATGCCAATAACTATTATGAATATATCATTaatatcaagatcaatcaagaaacATAGCATTCCACATGTGAAATCAAATAACACATTACATATAAAATGGTTTGGTAATACAGTTTTAGCATAGTTCCTGCACACTCGGCCACTCGCCAGTTGCCAATAGTTAGAAAGAACATGCTAAATACACCTAGAGCAGACAGGGACAAGGGATTACCTATAACATAGAAATTTCTGTACGGATAATAGGTCCTTGTAAAAATGCAAGCGCTCTGGTGTTCAATAAGATTTATAAACTGCATGGACTCAAGCTGGAGCATGTATTCACCGTAAAACGTTGATAGCAAAATCGCATTGCTGTCCTCATCATACCCCTGCATCATAAACGCATTTGGCTCCCCGGTCAGTCCAAATGAAAAGAGCCCATCTAGCTGAATGGTTTTCTGCAGTTCCCATCCAACAACACCATCACGGTTAGATTTTCTCTCCCATAATTGGATGGTACCGCTCTGATAATCTGGCTCGGAAAAAACAGCAAGGCCCAGACCGCTGTGCTGTGTCCGTACAACGAGAAAGGACCAGTGGTAGGCTGCTACATTAACGTCTGCTGGCTTCTGGATCACCACAAGGCTCTGGATTTCAAAATCAAACTCGAGGATGCCACCTCCAGAAACCAGCCAGCAAAATGAATTTCTAACCAGGACGCTGGGTTTTGCAACACATACACATGTCGAACGTGTGGTCTCTAGTGAGACAACATCCCCCCACACACCGGACTCCGACTCATAGAGGCAAGCAAACTTGTGTGTGCCGTCAGAATCACTGCCTACCAAGGCCAATCTAAATGGGGTGAAGCGGCAGTCACCGTGCACATGCCCGTCTTCGACGGCGGCGGCGCACATCACCGCCGCGTTCTGGACGAACCTCCCCTTTTTCCTGCAGAACCCTGGTGGAAACGCAAGGCGGCGCTGGTGGCCGGTGAGGGGGTCCCACACGACGGCCTCGCGGCGCTTCTGGCAGATGAGGAGGGCCAGGCCATGTCGGCAGCCGAAAAACGCCCAGCCCTCGCCGCGAATCCATGGCGCCGAGAAGCGCGCGGGTGGGATGCGGTCCCACCGGCCCATCGTCGTGAGCTTGAAGATGGGCCGCTTGTCTCTGCGGAATTCCTCGTCGAAGAAGCCAAGTAGCGGCGGTGGCTTGTTCCGGCCGTGGTGCTCGCGGAAGCGGCTGAGGAAGCCGGGGTCGGAGAGGATGCGGCGCCAGCGCGTGCACACGAGGGATGCGCGCGGAAGGGAGGACGGCTgcggagggaggcggaggaggatctcctcGAGGATCTCTTCGAGGATGACGCCGCCGTCcagcgcgggcgccggcgacgatgcggcggcggaggggcTGCTCATTCCGGCGAGGCTAGGGTTCGGGAGTCTGGCCGCAGTCTGCGTCGAGTGGAGACTCGAGTGAAGGGGTAGGGGGACTCAACTAAAATGGGGACTGATGGGCGCCGACGCACCGGCCCATCGCGCCCCAGCCGCCCGATATAGCGGCAGTCAGATCATCTCCAGCCGTTGAGTCTTCGGGAGGCATTTTTTCCACCGCTTGTGGGGCTGCCAGCGAAAAATTAAGCCTGGGATAGATATTTATTCACTCGTTGCCTTTACCcagccatcaccaccaccaccacgcgaaCCGCCTGGCTAGCGGATCGCCTACTCGGTGGCGATGAAGCGCGGCCACGGCTCCAGCAGGctggccggcgacggcgacggcgcatTCCCCGACCGGCCGCCATTCGGAAACCGTGAGCCTCTAAGTCAACACTCCCATACTCCcaccccactccaccgccgcctcctcctcctgctcctcctcgccgcGGTCGCCTGCACGGGGCCGCCCGGCGCCGCGTCCAAGCCCGCGCTGCTCGAGCCCTGCGCCTCCGCCACGGCATGCCCCGCACTGCTCTCCTCCGCCCTCCACGCCGACCTCAAACTCGCCGAGCTGTCCGCGCTCTTCGCCGCCGACCCGCTTGCCATCCTGGCCGCCAACGCCATCGACTTCGCCGCCCTGGGCCCGGCCGGCCGCATCCTCCCGGTCCGGCCTCGCGCTGCGCATGCCGGTCCCCTGCGCCTGCTCCGGCGGCGTTCGCAGGGCCACCTCCGTCCGCTACGTCTCCCGCCTGGGGGACACGCTCTCGCGCTTCTACGGTGGCCTCACCGCCATAGACTGGATCAGGGACTCCAACGGCGGCGTCCTTGACGCCGGGACCGCGCTGCTCGTGCCACTGCACTGCGCGTGCTTCGGCGGGGTGGGCAACGGGGATACCGTGCAGGCAATCACGAAGAGGTACCAGACCACGGCCACCGACATGATGAGCGGGCGCGGCTCCGACAGGCTagacggcgacggtgacggcgcgTTCTTGGACAAGCTCGGGTGGCGAGGCAGAGGCCGGCGCGCGACGAGGAGGCGGCCGCGACCAGCGGCGGTGAGGAGGCAGAGGCCGGTTGCCGCATTGAGCAGCAGCGAGGTGAGCCGGCCGCGCCCGCGGGATCCGGCCGGAGAGGCGAGCTCAGGTGGCGCGGTGGAGTCCTGACCGCGCCCGCTCGCCGGCCGCACTTGCCTGTCCGGAGCCGGCGCAGGCCGCGACGGCGGATGGGGGCTGGTAGAGCATGGAGGAGATTCTTGCATGCGGGCGGCGGGCACTGCACGTGGTGGGCCTAGTAGTCCGAAAAAGGAAGGAGAGAGAGAATAGAGGCTGGCAGTGGGCCTTTTGCGGCCAAAAACTAATGCCGGCGCCCCCAGCTGCCCCCCGATTTCCTGGGATTGCCTTGCGAGCGCCGGCCCTAGTTTTTGTTAAATCCGGCGCAAAACGAGCCTGTGGGAGTGCGACTGGGACATTTTTTTAACGCCGGTGCTAAAAAAAGGCtcctggggcgcggctggagatgctctcagatCTAAACCCCGCTTCGTCCTCCTCGCAGTCATTCCCCacaccccccctcccctcccctctgggATAGAAATTGCAACGGCCTCGAGCTCCGCCGACACCTCAGCATACCTCCGCGAGAAAAACGGAGCTTGAAGCTCCACCGCGGCATCCTCGTCGTCGGTTGCCATATGCATCTCCTCGCCCCCGGCTCCACACATGTAGCAGCTGCCTTCTCTGGTTGCAGCTCCGCGTAGCGATGGCTAGAGCTCTTTGGCTCATGCCATCAATGGCCATACCGGGTTGAAGCTGTTTTTCCATGGCCATTGAAGCTTTTTTTTTCAAGGCTGAAGCTTTTCACTGACCGGTTGAAGCTTTTCCCGCGCCGCTCGAAGGTGTTTTTCGCGGTTAAGCTTTTATCCACAATTTTTGCTGCGAACGGCATGAGAAAAGCTACAAACAGTGGTCGTTTTTGCTACAACCAGGAAGACGACGAAGTGTGGCAGGCGAAAACAGGTTGCCAATTTGTTGCAACCGGCAGCGGGAAAGCTACCATCGGCGAGCGAATTTGCTGCAACCGGTGTGAGGTGGTGCAACCGGCATGCGGTGGTGCGACGAACGGCGACACGGGTGACCACGCTGACTAGGATTTTGCTACCACCGGTGCGCACTTTTGCTACCACCCTGGTGGCTGTGTGCTAACAGTGCGGCGACGGGAAGCTGCGACCTCGTTGACAGATGATGGAACCAGCGTGACCCATCGCGCAGATGCTACAACTGTCgggtaaaaaagcttcaaccttggtggaaaaagcttcaaccgtCAGGGACGTGAGATGCTTCCAGCAGGAGACGAATGGAAGCCGTGAATGGGGTGAGGGGGCGCGCGCATGGGGGAGGGTGCCGCGGTCGCGGTCGCGGGCGGAGGCGTGTGTGCTGGTAGCGCGGGCGGGGGCTGGTTCCTGGTGCTGCAGGTGCCCATGGTGTCTGTGTTCGTGGGGAAGAAAGAGATGAGGTGTTCGTGGGGAAGCAGGAGATGAGGAAAAAAACGATTGGAAAAAGAGTGGTCCCGTTGCTTTTTTTCTGGGGGTGCTCCCGTCGTACGATCAAGCGATCGCCAGGCCCGTGTGCGTCCGGTGCAACGCTTCGGCCGGTGTCCTGGCAGTAAACGTTTCCCAACTAAAATAGATGTATTtaatttgatttttgcacaaacTCAACTAAAATAGATATATTTGAAACTAAAAATATGTGTATTTTTACGATAAGTAATTCGGGACAAACGGAGTATGAGTTTAAAGGTGTATTGGTTTCTGTGCAAGTCAACCACTTAATTGTTTGGCCAAAATTATAGAATAAGCTGACAACATCTGCCATACttaatagataaaatatgaaactattTTTCATGATGAATCAAGTGATATAAATTTCGTAttgtggatattgatatattttGCTAAAAACACGGTCAACACATGCACTTGcttgacttttgaaaaaacaaatgCATCTTATATAAAAGAACGGAGGGGGTAATAAATAACACAAAATCACGGTGCCAAGCAAAACACGACATTATAAACAAAATACACCATCTTTCCCACGTGTCAAATCAAATAACAAAAAAAAACTCAAAAACACAACACAGCTAAGCACGATCAACGCCTTCTTGGTTTATCTCATTTGTCAAAGAGGCCTCTTTGTCAAAAACAAAACCCGTTTGCATACCGATGACGAACTACCAGATTAAATTATTTATTTATTAGGATAATTTCAAAAGGCTAATTTACGAAATGGATGATTATTGAGAGCAAATTACATGGTCTCAACCTATTCATATTTATCGAGAATAGTTTAGCCTTGCCATGCTTGATGAAGAAAACCGCTTTAACTCTTGTGCTTGACTTCTTTTTGTTAGGCCAGCAACATGAGCCTCTGAGCATGATACCCCGTTAAAAACACCAGGGAACATGAGTGTAAAATATCTCTTTTATAGTATTCCCTCCCTCCGGAATTAGTTGTCactcaaatagatgtatctagcactatttcAGTGTTAGATATATCCGTTTGAGTGACAATTAATTTCGATGGAAAAATATTTATTAAGAATATAAATCAGCATTATTTTCAAATCAGATTGTTGGTCTTATCTGTCAATGAACTAGACAAGATGAAAGACATCGGAAGTTGTTTTTTTAGGACACATGCCTCGTTCTTACCAAGGAAGGTATCTAACTTGACAAGATGAAGGCCTCGgaaataataatcatttatcaatGGTGTAATTGTAGTTTTTTTTAAGTAATTTTGGGTATTTATTATTTGCACTATGAGAGGCTACTATTATAATTTAGTTTGAGTCTCCAAAATGCACAAACAAGGGGTTAGAGTGGCACAATAAGATAATTAAGGCACAATCACCCGGCCACAACATTAAGATCAAAGGGTTCATGTGTTTCTCCTATGTACAATAGCATCAAAAATCAGGGATATGTTTATGTCACTGGAACATCCCAACATCAATTAATGCAACCATGGTGTATCCTTCTAAGTCCATAAAGGCAAAAAGGAATATGTTGTCGGTCTTCACACAAACTCATGAAAGAATTTAAACAAGATATAGAAACAACAACCATTTGAATTCAATACTTCAACAAGGTGTTTACCCATTTCCTCATAAACTAATGGAACTACACACAACACACGATATGATGATAGATACAATCCATACGGATCAAGAATTCACCAAGAAATCCCAAAGAATCAATCACAAATAGCAAGATTTAAAGGGGGTTGAGTTTAGAGAATCTCATTCTACTTGAAAGTGTAGGCCATGCACATGGTACTCATGGAGATGGTGAAGATGGCGTCTATGATTCTTCAACTCGCTGCTATAAGTTTACCTTTGAAGCCATCCCTCATGACATTGCTACTTCTTAAATTTGGTAGTCTAAGCTACTGCCAAAACAAAAGGTGTTCACTTTGTTGCTTTTGCTTGATCGTCTGAAGTCTGAACATCGGGAATATGATAGGTGTAACAATTCTTGCATTTCGTGAAACTGATCTTATGTGGTCGAAACAATACTAAtccccccgtcccataatataagatattattgcaacaaacaatactgctccttccgttccataatataagatgcttatattatgggacggagggggtaCATCAGAACTTATGAAGAACATTCGGGTCGCAGTTTGTTTTTTACGTTAAAGCCATCTGGTGCACTTCATTGATTTGGAATATACTCCCTTCGTCTCGTATTAATTGCCGCTCAAACGGCAATATCTAatactaaaatatatctagatacatctgtTTTAATAACAATTAAtatggtacggagggagtaatagttaCATTGGTCATAAGCAAAGGCAGGAGAGAACTCGGAAACTTTCGGTGCTATTAACCACATGCCCTGCTTTGTAGCTCTACGGCAACATTCCAACACCAATTGAAATGCATTCCTGAATGGCTGAGGTTGAACAAGTGCGCAAACCTTGTTCCTTGCTCTGCTTATCAGTCACACGAATGAGGAATCGATGCACACAGTTTCGCAAAGAAGATATCAGGGCACGGATGATGGCTGATTCTTTTCAAGGCAAATAAGTTAAACATTTCTCTGATCAACATGAAAAATAGTGAGTCAGTGAAAAGCAAGGAGCTGAAAGAAACTAGTATTTCAGTAGGACAAACAAAGACAGAAGGCCAATGTATGGGTGCCGCCTGCAAGTTAAAATAGAGGTGGGCAAACAAATCTGAGAAGATACACCCCATTCACACTAAACTTTTCATTAAAAAAAACCTTTCTTAAGAGAACTCTATACCAGTTCCTTAAGACCATAACTATGGATATATTCTTTAGTGTTCATGCTGCATCATGCTTGCTGTTACAGCAACATTAGTTCTAATCATTTCATAACTAAAACTATAAAAACTAGTGAAGGAAGGAGTTCAAATCTGAAAGATATTGGCAGTTCCACTCATTACTCCATTAAAAACAGTACACACTTGCTAGGACATGACATAAGAACTGAAGCGGTCTGACATGCAGTCACTGAATTCCTACTAGTTAAATAGCTAATCTGCAGGGCTTGCAGCATATTTCAGTCTACCAGCTCGACAATTCGGAGCAAACAATAAAACATGAAACAACAGTCAGTACTAATGCAGCTTAGATACAATGAAATTGTCAGGTCTGTGGTGACCATCTCTGAGATGTCACTAATTTGAGCATGTGGCCCGCCACCCAGTCAAAAGAACAATAAGGTGGCTCCACGAAGCAGCTTGCATTGCATCTGAATTCCCCAAAGCACAAGCCCGGAATAAGGATATCATGTTAGTTGCAGGGAAATATGAAAAACACTTCACTCGAGAAACAATCAATAGCATTTGTCATATAACAAGTGAACAAGACCCTGAATGGAAAATGAGGAAACAAACAGCTAGGGAGATCAATTTATACTGCCCAACAATATGTATGTAAGAGTGTTCGAGTGATGAAATTATTAACAGAATATGCAACAGTAGCAACATAGCGCTCTAACAAAATAAGGAAACGAACAGCTACAGCAATTAATATATACTGTATAGATTGGATAAACAAAAGCAAAGTAGAAGCAGAAGCATCATTCACTTGTCCAAAGACAGCATCATCAACTGATCTCTGATAATGATTACTACTAGTTCAGGTCCAATACTATATAAAACATTTGAATCGTCCATATTTACGAATGTTGATATATTAAAACAGCAAAATCGACATAACCTGTTCAACAAACATAGCACATTAGCATACCTAATGGGACAATCATCTAATTAATTGACATTTCAGCTCCACCATCTTGACCACCAACTCTGCTACCTGCAGGTAAAAGGATTCCAATAAACCGAAGAAAATTCGTGGAAGAGCTAAAATGATGAGAAGGCAAAAACTACCATTTATGACAAAGGTAGGAATAGGGAAATGGAACAGCACCTACTGCTAGGCACAAGGTAGAGCGACAATTATCATTTACCTAGTAATGAATTACATGTTAGGACTGTTTAGCTGTCCAGAGGTTTCAAACAGAATTACTATTCTGGAGAGGTTTCCTTCCAGTAATACCAAATGGGTAAAAAACAAAAGCTCAATTTGAGAAACTTAAGTGGCAAATGACAATACTCACTACTATTCGGGTTGAATGAAACTAGTAATTTTTTTCCAATGTAGGATAATATAGATGCCAATAGCTATTATGAATTTATGATTAATATGAAGATATATAGTACTCCACATGTGGAAATCAAATAACACTTATGATATAAAATGTTTTCGCAATAGAGTTTTAGCGCAGTTGTTGCCCACTTGCTGCTTACCGGTTCATCAGAAAGCTCATGCTGAATATGCCAATACAAGCGGAGTCATGACAGACAGAGACAAGGAATTACATGTAATGTAGAAATTTCTGTAGGGATAAAAGGTCCTGCTAGACATGCAATTTCTTCGTGTTTTAGGAAGATTTGTGAACTGTGTGGTCTCAAGCTGGAGCATGTAGTTGCCGAAAAAGGTAGATAAGAAAATCGCATCGGTGTCCTCATTGTACCCTTGCATCATCACCGCATTTTGCCCCATGGTCGGTCCTGGTGAAAAGAGCCCGTCTAGTTGAATGGTTTTCTGCAGCTCCCATCCAACAACACCATCGCAGTTAG
Proteins encoded:
- the LOC123098939 gene encoding uncharacterized protein is translated as MSSPSAAASSPAPALDGGVILEEILEEILLRLPPQPSSLPRASLVCTRWRRILSDPGFLSRFREHHGRNKPPPLLGFFDEEFRRDKRPIFKLTTMGRWDRIPPARFSAPWIRGEGWAFFGCRHGLALLICQKRREAVVWDPLTGHQRRLAFPPGFCRKKGRFVQNAAVMCAAAVEDGHVHGDCRFTPFRLALVGSDSDGTHKFACLYESESGVWGDVVSLETTRSTCVCVAKPSVLVRNSFCWLVSGGGILEFDFEIQSLVVIQKPADVNVAAYHWSFLVVRTQHSGLGLAVFSEPDYQSGTIQLWERKSNRDGVVGWELQKTIQLDGLFSFGLTGEPNAFMMQGYDEDSNAILLSTFYGEYMLQLESMQFINLIEHQSACIFTRTYYPYRNFYVIGSGVGGRDGGAEMSVH